One genomic region from Rhodothermales bacterium encodes:
- a CDS encoding DUF1080 domain-containing protein, which produces MAVAALLLATAGCGGPESDPDPDREDWVRLFDGRSLSGWNGDRDLVDVDDGLLRFLPGTPADGIAPDPGRFLAHDGEWSFYRLRLEYRFPETDLDPASWPERDVRRASVWVHSTEGANGENVGMEVELLGGDGENDRPTGNACTPGTQMDMSGRAVGRECVSSASETHHGDEWVTLEVTVLGAERVEHRVDGVRVLAYERPRMDDGTLLAGGGIAIRSGGWPFDIRRIDLLPLRGCTDPQAVNRKSYYVSSDPRACLD; this is translated from the coding sequence ATGGCCGTCGCAGCGCTGCTGCTGGCCACGGCCGGATGCGGTGGTCCGGAGTCGGACCCCGATCCCGATCGGGAAGACTGGGTTCGCCTGTTCGACGGGCGCAGCCTGTCGGGTTGGAACGGAGACCGTGATCTGGTCGACGTGGATGATGGTCTCCTCCGATTCCTGCCCGGGACTCCTGCGGATGGCATTGCGCCGGATCCAGGACGATTCCTCGCGCATGACGGGGAATGGTCGTTCTACCGGCTTCGTTTGGAATACCGCTTTCCGGAAACGGACCTGGACCCGGCGTCGTGGCCCGAACGGGACGTGCGTCGGGCTTCGGTGTGGGTCCACTCCACGGAAGGAGCGAATGGTGAGAACGTCGGGATGGAAGTGGAATTGCTGGGCGGCGACGGCGAAAACGATCGTCCCACGGGCAATGCGTGCACGCCCGGTACGCAAATGGACATGAGTGGTCGGGCCGTGGGACGGGAATGTGTCAGCTCGGCCTCTGAGACCCATCACGGGGACGAGTGGGTGACGCTGGAAGTCACCGTATTGGGTGCCGAACGCGTGGAGCACAGGGTGGACGGGGTACGCGTGCTCGCCTACGAACGCCCACGCATGGATGACGGCACGCTATTGGCCGGAGGGGGCATCGCCATCCGCTCGGGCGGATGGCCGTTCGATATCCGGCGCATCGATTTGCTTCCGCTCCGGGGGTGCACCGATCCCCAGGCGGTCAATCGCAAGTCCTATTACGTATCGTCCGATCCCCGCGCGTGCCTCGACTGA
- a CDS encoding DinB family protein, translated as MTDAFRTRPDETEYAPYYAGYVAAVPDGSLLETYKVQHAVFERLFNSIGIDRADHAYAPGKWTVREVLGHINDTERVFGYRALSFARGDAGPLPGMDQNRYVEGGHFASRPLAGLVDEFVHIRASSISLLKGMTKEDLVLRGTASGVEFTVRALVWIMAGHAQHHVNILQERYLK; from the coding sequence ATGACTGACGCGTTCCGTACCCGCCCCGACGAAACCGAGTATGCCCCGTACTATGCAGGCTATGTAGCGGCCGTGCCGGACGGCTCCCTGTTGGAGACGTACAAGGTGCAACATGCCGTTTTCGAGCGGTTGTTCAACTCCATCGGCATTGACCGGGCCGACCATGCCTACGCCCCCGGAAAGTGGACAGTCAGGGAAGTGCTCGGTCATATCAACGACACCGAACGCGTGTTCGGCTACCGGGCGCTGTCTTTCGCACGCGGTGACGCCGGTCCGCTCCCCGGCATGGATCAGAATCGCTACGTGGAGGGCGGGCACTTCGCATCGCGGCCCCTGGCGGGTCTCGTGGACGAGTTTGTTCATATCCGCGCATCGTCCATCTCCTTGCTGAAGGGCATGACCAAGGAGGACCTGGTCCTGCGCGGGACGGCCAGCGGGGTGGAGTTCACCGTCCGGGCCTTGGTCTGGATCATGGCCGGCCACGCGCAGCATCATGTGAACATCCTCCAGGAGCGCTATCTGAAATGA
- the ribH gene encoding 6,7-dimethyl-8-ribityllumazine synthase, with protein sequence MIDGAPSFPDDVDAMQAASIRLAIVAARWNAEVTDALLAGAEAACRRLGAPKPVVSRVPGAYELPVVAAGWARSGQVDAVVCLGVVIRGETPHFDFVAGPVAHSLQAVAVETGVPVSFGVLTCDTMQQAQERAGGRVGNKGEEAVLAAVETVAVLRRLQVQSTDDHD encoded by the coding sequence ATGATTGACGGTGCCCCTTCTTTTCCAGATGATGTCGATGCGATGCAGGCCGCGAGCATCCGCCTGGCCATCGTGGCCGCCCGGTGGAATGCCGAGGTGACCGATGCGTTGCTTGCGGGCGCCGAGGCGGCGTGCCGCCGCCTGGGCGCCCCGAAACCCGTTGTTTCCCGCGTTCCCGGCGCGTACGAACTGCCGGTCGTAGCCGCTGGCTGGGCGCGGTCGGGCCAGGTGGACGCCGTCGTCTGCCTGGGTGTGGTCATCCGCGGTGAGACCCCGCACTTCGATTTCGTCGCGGGTCCGGTGGCGCATTCCCTGCAGGCCGTGGCGGTGGAGACGGGCGTTCCGGTCTCGTTCGGGGTGTTGACATGCGACACCATGCAGCAGGCGCAGGAACGCGCCGGAGGGCGGGTCGGCAACAAAGGTGAGGAAGCCGTGCTGGCGGCCGTGGAGACCGTTGCCGTACTTCGTAGATTGCAGGTCCAATCAACCGACGACCATGACTGA
- the ribA gene encoding GTP cyclohydrolase II, with protein sequence MNDAVRTAIAAFAAGRPIVVADDADRENEGDIVFAAGHATPELMNLCATEARGLICIAMAPELVDRFDLPLVPVRGQAGHSSPFTVSVEAAAGVTTGISASDRAVTARVLADPDADATSVTTPGHLFPLRAHPGGLAARRGHTEAGVALARMAGQPPAAILCEIMADDGTMLRGDALRAFADRHGMPYVDVNALAEVEAEAEAAPAQAFPAPAPASPDRAVRFIAESVLPTRHGRFAVRAYRDAWGLDHLLLSMPPETVHGRVHGSGAVPDAALPLVRVHSECLTGDALGSTRCDCGAQLEAALAAIAASGHGHLIYLRQEGRGIGLANKIRAYALQDQGMDTVEANECLGFEADERRYFLAASMLRDVGVTAVRLITNNPDKIADLDTCGITIAERVPSRAVRGPDNEKYLATKVRKLSHHSELIDD encoded by the coding sequence TTGAACGATGCCGTACGCACAGCCATCGCCGCCTTCGCGGCGGGTCGCCCGATCGTGGTGGCCGACGATGCGGACCGCGAAAACGAGGGGGACATCGTGTTCGCTGCCGGGCACGCAACGCCCGAACTCATGAACCTGTGTGCCACGGAGGCACGCGGGCTCATTTGCATCGCCATGGCGCCCGAACTCGTGGACCGCTTCGACCTGCCGCTGGTGCCGGTCCGTGGGCAGGCCGGGCACAGCAGTCCGTTCACGGTTTCGGTCGAGGCCGCCGCAGGCGTGACCACCGGGATCTCGGCATCGGACCGCGCGGTCACGGCTCGCGTGCTGGCCGACCCGGATGCCGACGCCACATCGGTCACGACCCCGGGCCATCTGTTTCCCTTGCGTGCGCATCCCGGTGGGCTGGCGGCCCGCAGGGGACACACCGAAGCGGGCGTGGCCCTGGCCCGCATGGCCGGTCAGCCGCCGGCGGCCATCCTGTGCGAAATCATGGCTGATGACGGTACCATGCTTCGTGGCGACGCCCTGCGCGCCTTCGCCGACCGACACGGCATGCCGTACGTGGATGTGAATGCGCTGGCCGAGGTCGAAGCTGAAGCTGAAGCTGCTCCGGCTCAGGCTTTTCCCGCCCCGGCTCCCGCTTCCCCGGACCGGGCCGTCCGCTTCATCGCGGAATCGGTGCTGCCCACCCGGCACGGCCGGTTTGCCGTCCGGGCCTACCGGGATGCGTGGGGCCTGGATCATCTGCTTCTGTCCATGCCGCCGGAAACCGTGCATGGACGGGTGCACGGATCGGGGGCCGTTCCGGACGCAGCCCTGCCGCTCGTACGCGTCCATTCCGAGTGCCTGACCGGGGATGCCCTCGGGTCCACGCGCTGCGATTGCGGGGCGCAGTTGGAGGCCGCACTCGCCGCCATTGCCGCGTCCGGGCATGGACACCTGATCTACCTCCGGCAGGAAGGTCGGGGCATTGGGCTGGCCAACAAAATCCGCGCCTATGCCCTGCAGGACCAAGGCATGGACACGGTGGAGGCGAACGAGTGCCTCGGGTTCGAGGCCGATGAACGCCGCTACTTCCTGGCGGCATCCATGCTGCGCGATGTCGGGGTCACGGCGGTCCGGCTCATCACCAACAATCCCGACAAGATCGCTGACCTGGATACGTGCGGGATTACCATTGCAGAACGCGTCCCCTCGCGTGCCGTGCGCGGGCCGGACAACGAGAAATACCTGGCCACCAAGGTCCGGAAACTGTCCCACCATTCGGAGCTGATTGATGATTGA
- the ribE gene encoding riboflavin synthase, whose translation MFTGIVEETGMVRHLDGGQLDVACSLVVTDASVGDSIAVNGVCLTVVERSADGFRAGLAPETLSRTNLGALGAGDRVNLERSMAADGRFGGHMVQGHIETTAELVERTVDGDSLRLSFRLDPAYVRYVVPKGYVAIDGTSLTVVDARDDGFSVMLIAFTQQMVTLGTQPVGYRANIETDIVGRYMERWLRHGWDRLTGTSQ comes from the coding sequence ATGTTTACAGGAATTGTGGAAGAGACGGGAATGGTGCGGCACCTCGACGGCGGTCAGCTGGACGTGGCGTGTTCGCTCGTGGTGACCGATGCATCCGTGGGCGACAGCATTGCCGTGAATGGCGTCTGCCTGACGGTCGTGGAACGGTCCGCCGACGGATTCCGCGCCGGACTCGCACCGGAGACCCTCAGTCGGACGAATCTGGGAGCGCTGGGTGCGGGCGACCGCGTGAATCTGGAGCGGTCCATGGCCGCCGATGGCCGGTTCGGGGGGCACATGGTCCAGGGGCACATTGAAACGACGGCGGAACTCGTGGAACGCACGGTCGACGGGGACAGCCTCCGGTTGTCATTCCGGCTGGATCCGGCCTACGTCCGGTACGTCGTGCCGAAGGGATACGTGGCCATTGACGGTACGTCGCTCACGGTGGTCGATGCCCGGGACGACGGATTCTCGGTCATGTTGATTGCTTTCACGCAGCAGATGGTCACGCTCGGCACCCAACCGGTGGGGTACCGGGCCAACATTGAAACAGACATTGTGGGGCGCTATATGGAACGCTGGTTGAGACACGGATGGGACAGGCTTACGGGGACATCCCAATGA
- the ribD gene encoding bifunctional diaminohydroxyphosphoribosylaminopyrimidine deaminase/5-amino-6-(5-phosphoribosylamino)uracil reductase RibD: MPAPACAPESSILMMTDTDYMREALELAARGLGHTRPNPPVGAVVVHPDGTVIGRGWHRRAGEAHAEVLALQEAGDSARGATLYVTLEPCNHTGRTGPCTTAILDAGIARVVVGTRDPNPHVDGGGAAHLKRHGVSVEFGVCGEEAAWIIRFFAHHMRHGRPWVIAKTATSLDGRVATASGESQWITGDEARAHAHGVRAVVDAILVGVGTVVADNPQLTARRSGGWAGDHATSHAQAPGSLHQPMRVVLDGSGRIPLDATLVGPGTLVLTTNRMPDATRRALEDAGCAVHLCASTDDTRVSMDDALNVLGGLGIQSLLVEGGPTVLGAFLDAGCVDEWHAYMAPVVIGGLGAPASVAGEGSRQLGLAPRLRDRRVHVLGDDVLISGTISDWRT; this comes from the coding sequence ATGCCTGCGCCTGCATGTGCCCCGGAGTCATCCATTCTGATGATGACCGATACGGACTACATGCGCGAGGCGCTCGAGCTGGCCGCCCGCGGACTGGGGCATACCCGTCCCAATCCGCCCGTGGGTGCCGTGGTCGTGCACCCGGACGGGACGGTCATCGGTCGGGGCTGGCACAGGCGGGCTGGTGAGGCCCACGCGGAAGTCCTTGCGCTGCAGGAAGCCGGGGATTCGGCCCGGGGCGCTACCCTGTACGTGACGCTTGAACCCTGCAATCACACCGGACGGACCGGCCCCTGCACGACGGCCATCCTCGACGCCGGTATTGCCCGCGTGGTCGTGGGCACCCGCGATCCCAATCCCCATGTGGATGGGGGTGGTGCGGCGCATCTGAAACGGCACGGCGTGTCCGTGGAGTTCGGTGTATGCGGAGAGGAGGCTGCGTGGATCATCCGCTTTTTTGCGCATCACATGCGCCATGGACGACCCTGGGTCATTGCGAAGACGGCCACCAGTCTGGACGGACGGGTGGCGACTGCGTCCGGGGAGAGCCAGTGGATTACCGGAGACGAGGCGCGGGCGCACGCACACGGGGTCAGAGCCGTGGTGGACGCCATCCTGGTGGGCGTCGGGACGGTGGTGGCCGACAATCCGCAATTGACCGCGCGGCGTTCAGGTGGATGGGCTGGAGACCACGCAACATCTCACGCTCAAGCACCAGGATCCCTTCATCAGCCCATGCGGGTCGTACTTGATGGGTCCGGGCGAATTCCCCTGGACGCGACGCTCGTGGGACCGGGCACGCTCGTGCTCACGACCAATCGCATGCCGGACGCGACGCGACGGGCGCTGGAAGATGCGGGCTGCGCCGTGCACCTGTGTGCTTCGACGGACGATACCCGCGTATCCATGGATGATGCGCTCAACGTGTTGGGGGGCTTGGGTATCCAGTCCCTTCTCGTTGAAGGTGGGCCGACGGTCCTGGGCGCGTTCCTGGATGCCGGATGCGTGGACGAGTGGCATGCCTATATGGCACCGGTGGTGATTGGTGGCCTGGGAGCCCCCGCCTCGGTGGCAGGCGAGGGATCACGTCAACTGGGGCTCGCGCCGCGCCTCCGGGACCGTCGCGTGCACGTGCTTGGTGACGATGTGCTCATTTCTGGAACGATCTCGGATTGGAGGACCTGA
- the mscL gene encoding large-conductance mechanosensitive channel protein MscL yields MSMMKEFKEFAMRGNVVDMAIGIIIGGAFGKIVSSFVADVIMPPIGLLIGGVDFSELAYVLKEATAEAEAVTISYGVFVQSVIDFVIIAFAIFMVVKGMNRMKKKEEAAPEPAPAAPPEPSAEEKLLTEIRDLLKKD; encoded by the coding sequence ATGTCCATGATGAAGGAGTTCAAGGAATTTGCCATGCGTGGCAACGTGGTCGACATGGCCATCGGCATCATCATCGGCGGCGCGTTCGGCAAGATCGTGTCCTCGTTCGTGGCCGATGTCATCATGCCCCCCATCGGCCTGCTCATTGGCGGCGTCGATTTCAGCGAGTTGGCTTATGTCCTGAAGGAAGCCACCGCCGAGGCGGAAGCCGTCACCATCAGCTATGGCGTCTTTGTGCAGTCAGTCATCGACTTCGTCATCATTGCCTTCGCCATTTTCATGGTGGTCAAGGGCATGAACCGCATGAAGAAGAAGGAAGAGGCCGCCCCGGAACCCGCCCCCGCCGCTCCTCCCGAGCCGAGCGCCGAGGAAAAGCTGCTCACCGAAATCCGGGACCTGCTCAAGAAAGACTGA
- a CDS encoding DUF6526 family protein, which translates to MAEQNFANHARMVPGFHYFTFLVLLLTFIGAGVNMYEAWGTNAQYSASLILALCLLVTSALWYCRVFALKAQDRAIRAEENLRSFVRTGRPLDSRLSMAQIVGLRFASDDEVDALAARAVSENLSQKAIKQAITNWKADHHRV; encoded by the coding sequence ATGGCTGAACAGAATTTTGCCAACCACGCCCGCATGGTGCCCGGATTCCACTATTTCACGTTCCTCGTTCTCCTGCTCACCTTCATTGGCGCCGGTGTGAACATGTACGAGGCCTGGGGCACGAACGCACAGTACAGCGCGAGCCTCATCCTGGCGCTTTGCCTGTTGGTCACGTCTGCGCTGTGGTATTGCCGGGTCTTTGCCCTCAAGGCCCAGGACCGGGCCATCCGGGCCGAAGAAAACCTGCGATCGTTTGTCCGTACCGGTCGTCCGCTGGATTCCAGGCTCTCCATGGCGCAGATTGTCGGCCTCCGGTTTGCCAGTGATGATGAAGTCGATGCGCTCGCCGCGCGGGCTGTGTCCGAGAACCTGTCCCAGAAGGCCATCAAGCAGGCCATCACGAACTGGAAGGCGGACCATCACCGCGTCTGA
- a CDS encoding helix-turn-helix transcriptional regulator: MIPKALVAASTRPLILSILADSGESYGYDIINRVKELTDGRLEWQDGMLYPVLHRLEQEGLLLARWGRSETGRRRRYYRLKQEGHAALELEKEQWLHVHEALVTLWNAS; encoded by the coding sequence GTGATACCCAAAGCCCTCGTCGCCGCATCGACCCGCCCGCTCATCCTGTCCATCCTCGCCGATTCCGGTGAGAGCTACGGCTATGACATCATCAACCGCGTCAAAGAGTTGACGGACGGTCGATTGGAGTGGCAGGATGGCATGCTGTATCCCGTCCTGCACCGTTTGGAGCAGGAAGGTCTGCTGCTGGCCCGGTGGGGCCGGTCCGAAACCGGACGTCGCCGCCGTTATTACCGGCTGAAGCAGGAAGGCCATGCCGCCCTTGAGCTCGAAAAGGAACAGTGGCTCCACGTCCACGAAGCCCTGGTGACGTTATGGAACGCGAGCTGA
- a CDS encoding ABC transporter permease, which yields MERELKKQVAAWRRAMEQRTPFKPAQLDELESHLFDEAERLLADGKSVREAVLGASARLGHADVLAGEYRKIQDASTSTRAAHHPLIFNLRWSLVMFRNYLTVAIRSLRRQAGFSAITIGGLGVGLACAFLIMLFVRHELSYDRFHENADNLYRMYFRTVTGENAGETSTNFAAGMAGILDGRVSGLVELYLYEESQPVYLEVGGESRRIGKAGFMDQAAFNAFTFPLVEGDAQQALVSPSSILLTREAARTLFGDRSPVGELVRYGTRELTVTGVLEELPSNSHLEFDALLPFDVMANRMGDDSRTNFSNWNYSLYVRLAPGVAPASLHDALQQPLVEQFAGDDGTVSSELLLQPITSIHLASEIQADTNATTDPRTVWMFAAIGLLILFIAGVNFTNMATARAMQRAREVGVRKTVGAVRGQLTSQFLLESGVSGVMAAVVGVVLAVLALPVFSGLLGVEMGLGGGVLSIAGLLGAMLAIGLLTGLMAGVYPAFFLSAFLPSRVLKGEMATGGGSAVLRKSLIVAQFAIAIALVIATVSVYNQLQFMKSQALGFDREQVVYAPVNAEIRENFDRLRTTVLQSSRIEAATLAGNVPGRVGTSRGYNWPGQTGEGEEGRSFTTVLADHDYIRTFGLELIAGRDFSRDRPNDFENAYILNETAARELGFEDPAAAIGQPFRAWDKEMGEVIGVVRDFHFQSLHEAIHPVVINIKPWISWAAFRVAPGDAQEAVDVLTAAWAGVSPGYPFDFRFLDEDFNRLYETEQQLGDLFTFFALLAIFVSCLGLFGLSAFSARKRAKEIGVRKVLGASVTDIVVMLSREFTVLVIVAFALAAPVAWYLMDAYLADFAYRTSVSVWLVAGAGVGALLIALLTVGYQGIRASTVNPVVALKTE from the coding sequence ATGGAACGCGAGCTGAAAAAGCAGGTCGCCGCGTGGCGCCGCGCCATGGAGCAGCGCACGCCGTTCAAGCCGGCCCAACTGGACGAACTGGAAAGTCACCTGTTCGACGAGGCCGAGCGCCTGCTTGCGGACGGCAAGTCCGTGCGCGAGGCCGTGCTCGGCGCATCGGCCAGACTGGGCCATGCCGACGTCCTGGCTGGCGAGTACCGGAAAATCCAGGACGCATCAACATCCACCCGCGCGGCGCATCATCCCCTCATATTCAATCTCAGATGGAGTCTTGTCATGTTCAGGAATTATTTAACCGTTGCCATCCGGAGCCTTCGTCGTCAGGCCGGATTCTCGGCCATCACCATCGGTGGGCTGGGCGTGGGATTGGCCTGTGCATTCCTGATCATGCTGTTCGTGCGGCATGAGCTGTCCTACGACCGCTTCCACGAGAACGCCGACAATCTGTACCGGATGTATTTCCGGACCGTAACCGGTGAGAATGCCGGAGAGACCTCCACGAACTTCGCGGCGGGGATGGCCGGAATCCTGGACGGGCGCGTGTCCGGCCTCGTGGAGCTGTACCTGTACGAGGAGTCGCAGCCGGTGTACCTGGAGGTGGGCGGCGAGAGCCGTCGCATAGGCAAGGCCGGATTCATGGATCAGGCGGCCTTCAATGCGTTCACGTTTCCGCTCGTCGAAGGCGATGCACAACAGGCACTGGTGTCCCCGTCGTCCATCCTGTTGACGCGTGAGGCTGCCCGCACGCTGTTCGGGGACCGGTCTCCCGTCGGCGAGCTCGTTCGGTACGGGACCCGTGAACTGACCGTGACCGGCGTGCTCGAAGAACTGCCCAGCAATTCGCATCTGGAATTCGATGCGCTCCTCCCGTTCGATGTGATGGCCAACCGCATGGGGGATGATTCGCGCACCAACTTTTCCAATTGGAACTACTCCCTCTACGTCCGCCTTGCGCCCGGCGTGGCACCCGCCTCGCTGCACGATGCGTTGCAACAACCCCTCGTCGAACAGTTCGCGGGGGATGATGGCACGGTCTCGTCCGAATTGCTGCTGCAGCCCATCACGTCCATCCATCTGGCCTCCGAAATCCAGGCCGATACGAACGCCACGACCGATCCCCGGACGGTGTGGATGTTTGCGGCCATCGGACTGCTCATCCTGTTCATAGCGGGTGTCAATTTCACGAACATGGCGACAGCCCGGGCCATGCAGCGGGCCCGGGAAGTGGGCGTCCGGAAAACGGTCGGTGCCGTTCGGGGTCAGCTGACCTCCCAATTCCTGTTGGAATCCGGTGTCAGCGGCGTGATGGCGGCGGTTGTCGGGGTGGTGCTGGCCGTGCTGGCGCTCCCCGTGTTCTCCGGGCTGCTCGGCGTGGAAATGGGTCTCGGCGGAGGTGTCCTGTCGATCGCCGGTCTGCTCGGTGCCATGTTGGCCATCGGTCTGCTTACCGGGTTGATGGCCGGCGTGTATCCGGCGTTTTTCCTGTCGGCCTTCCTGCCGTCGCGCGTCCTGAAAGGGGAAATGGCCACCGGCGGTGGTTCGGCGGTCCTGCGCAAGAGCCTGATCGTGGCGCAGTTCGCCATTGCCATTGCCCTTGTGATTGCCACGGTCAGCGTGTACAACCAGTTGCAATTCATGAAGTCACAGGCCCTCGGCTTTGACCGGGAGCAGGTGGTGTACGCGCCCGTGAATGCCGAAATCAGGGAGAACTTCGACCGGTTGCGGACGACGGTCCTGCAGAGTTCGCGGATTGAGGCCGCCACATTGGCCGGCAATGTCCCGGGCCGCGTGGGCACGTCCCGCGGGTACAACTGGCCCGGGCAGACCGGGGAAGGCGAGGAAGGGCGCTCCTTTACAACCGTACTGGCGGACCACGACTACATCCGCACGTTCGGGCTGGAACTGATTGCCGGCCGGGACTTCTCCCGTGACCGGCCGAACGACTTCGAGAATGCGTACATCCTGAACGAGACGGCCGCCCGGGAGCTCGGGTTCGAGGATCCGGCAGCAGCCATCGGACAGCCTTTCCGGGCGTGGGACAAGGAGATGGGCGAAGTCATCGGTGTCGTCCGGGACTTCCATTTCCAGTCCCTGCACGAAGCCATCCATCCCGTGGTCATCAACATCAAGCCCTGGATTTCATGGGCAGCCTTCCGCGTGGCGCCGGGCGATGCCCAGGAAGCCGTCGACGTCCTGACGGCGGCGTGGGCCGGCGTCAGCCCGGGTTACCCGTTCGATTTCCGGTTCCTGGATGAGGACTTCAACCGGCTGTATGAAACCGAGCAACAGCTGGGTGACCTGTTCACGTTCTTCGCGCTGTTGGCCATCTTCGTTTCATGCCTGGGCCTGTTCGGCCTGTCGGCATTCAGCGCCCGCAAGCGGGCGAAGGAGATCGGCGTCCGCAAGGTGCTCGGCGCGAGCGTGACCGACATCGTGGTCATGCTGTCGCGGGAGTTCACGGTATTGGTCATCGTCGCATTCGCCCTCGCTGCACCGGTAGCCTGGTACCTGATGGATGCCTACCTGGCCGATTTCGCGTATCGCACATCGGTGTCGGTCTGGCTGGTGGCCGGAGCCGGGGTGGGCGCACTGTTGATCGCGCTCCTGACGGTCGGTTACCAGGGCATCCGCGCATCGACCGTGAATCCGGTGGTCGCGCTCAAGACGGAGTAG
- a CDS encoding winged helix-turn-helix transcriptional regulator yields MSSKQKTRPKRSYGQYCGLALALDVIGERWSLLLVRELMTGPKRYSELEVRLHGIGTNLLADRLKSLAAAGVLRKLDSGEYELTETGRELEKTIVPLARWGLGIAPAPAADDYHVPSSSVLIMHAVFRPDRAEGVDEYYEYRIGDDIFHAHVCDGELHTWEGPAPDPAFTLTADASTYRDLLAGTVLLREAVAQGKASVTGSTDALIRSGRVFDMTGLRPADRR; encoded by the coding sequence ATGTCTTCAAAGCAAAAAACCCGGCCCAAACGATCCTACGGACAATATTGCGGTCTGGCGTTGGCGCTGGACGTGATCGGCGAGCGGTGGAGTCTGCTCTTGGTCCGGGAATTGATGACCGGGCCGAAGCGGTACTCCGAGCTCGAGGTGCGTCTGCACGGGATCGGGACGAATCTGTTGGCGGACAGGTTGAAGTCCCTGGCGGCGGCTGGTGTGTTGCGGAAGCTGGACTCCGGTGAATACGAACTCACGGAGACCGGCCGCGAGCTTGAAAAAACCATAGTTCCGTTGGCGCGCTGGGGTCTGGGCATTGCGCCGGCGCCGGCAGCCGACGACTACCATGTACCGAGTTCGTCGGTCCTCATCATGCACGCCGTATTCCGGCCGGATCGGGCCGAGGGCGTGGACGAGTACTATGAGTACCGGATAGGCGACGACATTTTCCATGCCCACGTGTGCGACGGGGAGTTGCACACCTGGGAAGGCCCGGCGCCCGATCCGGCCTTCACGCTCACGGCCGATGCGTCCACGTACCGGGATCTGCTGGCCGGGACCGTGTTGCTCAGGGAAGCCGTCGCCCAGGGGAAGGCCAGCGTCACGGGCAGTACGGACGCGCTCATCCGGAGCGGGAGGGTGTTCGACATGACCGGGCTTCGACCGGCGGACCGACGCTGA